The Ahaetulla prasina isolate Xishuangbanna chromosome 4, ASM2864084v1, whole genome shotgun sequence genome has a window encoding:
- the GLTPD2 gene encoding glycolipid transfer protein domain-containing protein 2 isoform X1 has translation MGAPPRPCQLLLLLGVFLLLLYLSSRHLRKSGTGWRGGEAGRGQRAEAAAHSPCASPPAAKLSLAACVRGGHRCPWLRETLPKEEEPSPASVPAGTPTPPLPLCDEEFDIRQLQRAFSASLSPRGEILLREYLHGWRQLLKFMDTLGTAFGLISRETESKISIMQQHQEGPHGLHYHTVQSMVDFELASGLVGFQSLPAQQLPSGCRTLLRLHRALKWLELFLHKLGTSQKDEKSSQMCAEAYQTALAPYHSWWVQQAVALAFLAMPSRQELYHIMVRGEKLAAGAVVLTTVESLSRVYNVTQEVYSAHGMLELP, from the exons ATGGGGGCTCCCCCACGCCCCTGccagctgctgctcctgctggGGGTCTTCCTCCTGCTGCTCTACCTCTCCAGCCGGCATCTTCGTAAGTCGGGAactgggtggagggggggggaggcgggcaGGGGCCAAagagccgaggctgcagctcacTCTCCCTGCGCTTCTCCTCCTGCAGCAAAGCTCTCCCTGGCTGCCTGTGTCCGGGGCGGGCATCGGTGCCCATGGCTCAGGGAGACACTGCCCAAGGAGGAAGAG CCCAGTCCTGCCTCTGTCCCTGCTGGGACCCCAacaccccctctccctctctgcgaCGAAGAGTTTGACATCAGGCAGCTGCAAAGGGCTTTCTCGGCCAGCCTGTCCCCCCGGGGCGAAATCCTCCTCCGAGAATATCTCCACGGCTGGAGACAGCTGCTCAA GTTCATGGACACGCTGGGCACAGCCTTTGGGCTGATCTCCCGGGAGACCGAGTCCAAGATCAGCATCATGCAGCAGCATCAGGAGGGGCCGCACGGCCTCCACTACCACACCGTACAGTCCATGGTGGACTTTGAGCTGGCCTCAGGCTTGGTGGGCTTCCAGTCCCTGCCGGCCCAGCAGCTCCCCTCAGGCTGCCGGACGCTGCTGCGCCTCCATCGTGCCCTGAAGTGGCTGGAGCTCTTCCTGCACAAACTGGGCACCAGCCAGAAGGATGAGAAATCCTCCCAGATGTGTGCCGAGGCCTACCAGACGGCCCTTGCCCCATATCACAGCTGGTGGGTACAGCAGGCCGTTGCCTTGGCCTTCCTGGCTATGCCCTCCCGCCAAGAGCTGTACCACATCATGGTGCGGGGGGAGAAGCTGGCGGCTGGGGCCGTTGTCCTGACCACGGTGGAGAGCCTGAGCCGGGTGTACAACGTCACGCAGGAGGTCTACTCTGCCCATGGAATGCTGGAGCTGCCCTAA
- the TM4SF5 gene encoding transmembrane 4 L6 family member 5, producing MCTGKCSRLVGLTLVAAALACMAANILLLFPNAEKQWTPDHITTQAWLMGGVIGGGLMVLCTGCSSVRAGGKGCCGYGCCGNRCRMLRSVFCSVFGGLGAFYCLVVSSTALADGPWCETESQKWASPFKDLSDSYLQNKAMWKVCLNPPSIVLWHIVLFSILLGLSLLEMVLCGIQVVNGLLGTVCGDCRKADDRAGEGL from the exons ATGTGCACTGGGAAGTGCTCCCGCCTGGTGGGCCTCACCCTGGTGGCCGCGGCCCTGGCCTGCATGGCGGCCAACATCCTCCTGCTCTTCCCCAATGCTGAGAAGCAGTGGACGCCAGATCACATCACCACGCAGGCCTGGCTCATGGGGGGCGTCATCGGCGGGGGCCTGATG GTCCTCTGCACTGGCTGCTCCTCTGTGCGGGCCGGCGGGAAGGGATGTTGCGGCTACGGATGCTGTGGGAACCGCTGCCGG ATGCTGCGCTCCGTCTTCTGCTCTGTCTTCGGGGGCCTGGGGGCCTTCTACTGCCTGGTGGTCTCCTCCACAGCACTGGCCGATGGGCCCTGGTGTGAAACGGAATCTCAGAAGTGGGCATCCCCCTTCAAGGATCTCAG TGACAGCTATCTTCAAAACAAGGCGATGTGGAAGGTGTGCCTGAATCCCCCTTCCATTGTCCTCTGGCACATCGTACTCTTCTCCATCCTGCTGGGGCTGAGCCTGCTGGAGATGGTGCTGTGCGGCATCCAAGTAGTCAACGGCCTCTTGGGCACCGTGTGTGGCGACTGCCGCAAGGCCGACGACCGAGCC GGGGAAGGCCTCTGA
- the GLTPD2 gene encoding glycolipid transfer protein domain-containing protein 2 isoform X2 — MGAPPRPCQLLLLLGVFLLLLYLSSRHLPKLSLAACVRGGHRCPWLRETLPKEEEPSPASVPAGTPTPPLPLCDEEFDIRQLQRAFSASLSPRGEILLREYLHGWRQLLKFMDTLGTAFGLISRETESKISIMQQHQEGPHGLHYHTVQSMVDFELASGLVGFQSLPAQQLPSGCRTLLRLHRALKWLELFLHKLGTSQKDEKSSQMCAEAYQTALAPYHSWWVQQAVALAFLAMPSRQELYHIMVRGEKLAAGAVVLTTVESLSRVYNVTQEVYSAHGMLELP, encoded by the exons ATGGGGGCTCCCCCACGCCCCTGccagctgctgctcctgctggGGGTCTTCCTCCTGCTGCTCTACCTCTCCAGCCGGCATCTTC CAAAGCTCTCCCTGGCTGCCTGTGTCCGGGGCGGGCATCGGTGCCCATGGCTCAGGGAGACACTGCCCAAGGAGGAAGAG CCCAGTCCTGCCTCTGTCCCTGCTGGGACCCCAacaccccctctccctctctgcgaCGAAGAGTTTGACATCAGGCAGCTGCAAAGGGCTTTCTCGGCCAGCCTGTCCCCCCGGGGCGAAATCCTCCTCCGAGAATATCTCCACGGCTGGAGACAGCTGCTCAA GTTCATGGACACGCTGGGCACAGCCTTTGGGCTGATCTCCCGGGAGACCGAGTCCAAGATCAGCATCATGCAGCAGCATCAGGAGGGGCCGCACGGCCTCCACTACCACACCGTACAGTCCATGGTGGACTTTGAGCTGGCCTCAGGCTTGGTGGGCTTCCAGTCCCTGCCGGCCCAGCAGCTCCCCTCAGGCTGCCGGACGCTGCTGCGCCTCCATCGTGCCCTGAAGTGGCTGGAGCTCTTCCTGCACAAACTGGGCACCAGCCAGAAGGATGAGAAATCCTCCCAGATGTGTGCCGAGGCCTACCAGACGGCCCTTGCCCCATATCACAGCTGGTGGGTACAGCAGGCCGTTGCCTTGGCCTTCCTGGCTATGCCCTCCCGCCAAGAGCTGTACCACATCATGGTGCGGGGGGAGAAGCTGGCGGCTGGGGCCGTTGTCCTGACCACGGTGGAGAGCCTGAGCCGGGTGTACAACGTCACGCAGGAGGTCTACTCTGCCCATGGAATGCTGGAGCTGCCCTAA
- the VMO1 gene encoding vitelline membrane outer layer protein 1 homolog isoform X1 encodes MPLGTMVAVGLWFLVAALAGTGAAVESWPAIGVSNGGPWGPWAWQEMCPRGTYATGFSLKVEPYQGQAKDDTALNGLRLHCTRGGHDGKSEAKTVESQSNVWGRWTKPLWCPTGGYLTGFSLRVERVRRGISDYMGATNIRFVCSDGKVLEGEGLPWGEFGAWSPSCLKGLCGIQTKQEAIRGVLMDDSALNDIRFLCCTQ; translated from the exons ATGCCGCTGGGCACCATGGTGGCTGTCGGGCTGTGGTTCTTGGTGGCAGCACTGGCAGGAACTGGTGCTGCCGTGGAAAGCTGGCCTGCCATTGGGGTGTCCAATGGGGGGCCCTGGGGCCCGTGGGCCTGGCAGGAGATGTGCCCCCGAGGGACCTATGCCACAGGATTCAGCCTCAAG GTGGAGCCTTATCAAGGGCAGGCAAAAGACGACACGGCCCTGAATGGCCTCCGGCTGCATTGCACACGTGGCGGCCACGATGGGAAATCTGAGGCCAAAACAGTGGAGTCCCAGAGCAACGT ATGGGGCCGCTGGACCAAACCCCTCTGGTGCCCCACGGGCGGCTACCTGACTGGCTTCTCTCTGCGGGTGGAGCGTGTCCGGCGTggcatcagcgactacatgggtgCCACCAACATCCGCTTTGTCTGCTCAGACGGGAAGGTCCTGGAGGGGGAAGGGCTGCCCTGGGGGGAGTTTGGAGCCTGGAGCCCCTCGTGCCTCAAGGGCCTGTGTGGGATCCAGACCAAGCAGGAGGCCATCCGGGGAGTCCTGATGGATGACTCTGCTCTCAACGACATCCGGTTCCTCTGCTGCACCCAGTGA
- the C4H17orf114 gene encoding uncharacterized protein C17orf114 homolog isoform X2: MGSKLPSCFPRARRGRSRRASKAGQGEPPEASTDGPDVAAGRARSTPSTSSEGDPQSGRAYFSGKARVSFRHQLDSERHSTS, encoded by the exons ATGGGCTCCAAGCTCCCCAGCTGCTTTCCACGCGCGAGACGCGGACGGTCGCGGCGGGCCAGCAAGGCGGGCCAGGGAGAGCCCCCGGAAG cCTCTACAGACGGCCCCGACGTCGCGGCAGGCCGAGCACGGTCCACCCCGTCCACCAGCAGCGAGGGCGACCCGCAGAGCGGCCGGGCGTACTTCAGCGGCAAAGCGCGAGTCTCCTTCCGCCACCAGCTCGACTCCGAGAGGCACTCCACCAGCTGA
- the PSMB6 gene encoding proteasome subunit beta type-6: MAAVMAMTGPAAGPSLGLAGDCPDWTHQAESTGTTIMAVEFEGGVVIGADSRTTTGSYIANRVTDKLTQIHDRIFCCRSGSAADTQAIADAVAYQLGFHSIELDQQPLVHTAASLFKEMCYRYREDLTAGILVAGWDRLKGGQVYSVPMGGMMVRQPFSIGGSGSSYIYGFVDVSYKPGMSKEECLTFTANALALAMDRDGSSGGVIRLAAITKDGVERKVILGNELPRFSSI; the protein is encoded by the exons ATGGCGGCGGTGATGGCGATGACTGGGCCGGCGGCGGGTCCGAGCCTCGGGCTGGCGGGCGATTGCCCGGACTGGACCCACCAGGCGGAGAGCACCGGG ACCACCATCATGGCCGTGGAGTTCGAGGGCGGCGTAGTCATCGGGGCGGACTCCCGAACCACCACCGG GTCCTACATCGCCAACCGCGTCACGGACAAGCTGACCCAGATCCACGACCGCATTTTCTGCTGCCGCTCCGGCTCCGCCGCCGACACCCAGGCCATCGCCGACGCCGTCGCCTACCAGCTGGGCTTCCATAG CATCGAGCTGGACCAACAGCCCCTGGTGCACACTGCGGCCAGCCTTTTCAAGGAGATGTGTTATCGGTACCGGGAGGACCTGACGGCCGGGATCCTGGTGGCAGGCTGGGACAGGCTGAAGGGGGGACAG GTGTATTCTGTCCCCATGGGGGGCATGATGGTTCGCCAGCCCTTCTCCATTGGGGGCTCTGGCAGCTCCTACATATACGGCTTCGTGGATGTTTCTTACAAGCCTGGAATGAGTAAGGAGGAGTGCCTGACTTTTACAGCCAATG CACTCGCCTTGGCCATGGATCGCGACGGCTCGAGTGGGGGTGTGATCCGGCTGGCTGCCATCACCAAGGATGGTGTGGAGCGCAAGGTCATTCTTGGCAATGAACTGCCCCGGTTTTCCTCCATCTGA
- the VMO1 gene encoding vitelline membrane outer layer protein 1 homolog isoform X2, with protein MGRTGSCLHPQHNQGTLEVEPYQGQAKDDTALNGLRLHCTRGGHDGKSEAKTVESQSNVWGRWTKPLWCPTGGYLTGFSLRVERVRRGISDYMGATNIRFVCSDGKVLEGEGLPWGEFGAWSPSCLKGLCGIQTKQEAIRGVLMDDSALNDIRFLCCTQ; from the exons ATGGGGAGAACTGGAAGCTGTTTGCATCCCCAGCACAACCAGGGGACCCTCGAG GTGGAGCCTTATCAAGGGCAGGCAAAAGACGACACGGCCCTGAATGGCCTCCGGCTGCATTGCACACGTGGCGGCCACGATGGGAAATCTGAGGCCAAAACAGTGGAGTCCCAGAGCAACGT ATGGGGCCGCTGGACCAAACCCCTCTGGTGCCCCACGGGCGGCTACCTGACTGGCTTCTCTCTGCGGGTGGAGCGTGTCCGGCGTggcatcagcgactacatgggtgCCACCAACATCCGCTTTGTCTGCTCAGACGGGAAGGTCCTGGAGGGGGAAGGGCTGCCCTGGGGGGAGTTTGGAGCCTGGAGCCCCTCGTGCCTCAAGGGCCTGTGTGGGATCCAGACCAAGCAGGAGGCCATCCGGGGAGTCCTGATGGATGACTCTGCTCTCAACGACATCCGGTTCCTCTGCTGCACCCAGTGA
- the C4H17orf114 gene encoding uncharacterized protein C17orf114 homolog isoform X1: MGSKLPSCFPRARRGRSRRASKAGQGEPPEAASTDGPDVAAGRARSTPSTSSEGDPQSGRAYFSGKARVSFRHQLDSERHSTS, translated from the exons ATGGGCTCCAAGCTCCCCAGCTGCTTTCCACGCGCGAGACGCGGACGGTCGCGGCGGGCCAGCAAGGCGGGCCAGGGAGAGCCCCCGGAAG cagcCTCTACAGACGGCCCCGACGTCGCGGCAGGCCGAGCACGGTCCACCCCGTCCACCAGCAGCGAGGGCGACCCGCAGAGCGGCCGGGCGTACTTCAGCGGCAAAGCGCGAGTCTCCTTCCGCCACCAGCTCGACTCCGAGAGGCACTCCACCAGCTGA